One Phoenix dactylifera cultivar Barhee BC4 chromosome 8, palm_55x_up_171113_PBpolish2nd_filt_p, whole genome shotgun sequence genomic window carries:
- the LOC103710874 gene encoding 50S ribosomal protein L21, chloroplastic, whose protein sequence is MASSACAAALSPSSAAATLSPPNRGPTLAFLHRKARPFSLSVDRSSTSPAPLLSAPPLVSPSTLFSRKWKLSAAPEGSPEETEEPSMPEPVEAQIAAAATPKGEDVFAVIMVGSRQYIVFPGRFIYTQRLKGANVDDKIILNKVLLVGTRTKTYIGQPVVTNAAVHAVVEEQGLDKKVIVFKFKKKKNYRRTIGHRQPRTRIRITGITGYEDFPFETLPEMVPA, encoded by the exons ATGGCTTCCAGCGCGTGCGCCGCCGCCCTCTCCCCGTCCTCCGCTGCAGCCACTCTCTCTCCCCCCAATCGAGGCCCCACCCTCGCTTTCCTCCACAGGAAAGCCCgacccttctccctctccgtcGACCGCTCCTCGACTTccccagcccctctcctctccgcTCCTCCCCTGGTCTCTCCTTCCACTTTGTTCTCCCGGAAATGGAAATTGTCGGCGGCTCCCGAAGGATCGCCGGAGGAGACCGAAGAGCCATCGATGCCGGAGCCCGTCGAGGCCCAGATAGCCGCCGCTGCGACCCCCAAGGGTGAGGACGTCTTCGCGGTCATAATG GTTGGGTCGAGGCAGTACATTGTTTTCCCTGGAAGATTCATCTATACCCAAAGGTTGAAAGGAGCCAATGTCGATGATAAG ATTATCCTAAACAAAGTATTGCTAGTTGGAACTAGGACAAAGACATATATCGGGCAGCCAGTTGTAACCAATGCTGCAGTGCATGCAGTAGTTGAAGAACAG GGTTTGGATAAAAAAGTTATCGTTTTCAAgttcaagaagaaaaagaactatCGAAGGACGATTGGCCACCGACAG CCTCGCACACGGATAAGGATCACCGGCATCACTGGGTATGAAGACTTTCCATTCGAGACATTGCCTGAGATGGTGCCTGCTTAG
- the LOC103710875 gene encoding uncharacterized protein LOC103710875 yields the protein MDNRFGHSGFAVGASSTNSSVSWGRVGSGAEYHADTTLCLNSPGNSGPYFNLIGTKRKWDDIDGTQGLKNASLALGLGCSTSSSDSSKRSSTTACTMASPKETDDESSMDLGLSFRLNLGNENALIPKKPAVATRKEPKFDLQLSLSVGPSQSVVTSLSPDSAQHQDILDSSVMVGSTPAVDEGSTSSRWKRGSNLLPYPYASEKTAVVVSNQMIPWISASVPAPDLSSNWEQMLNKPVASTSGITHPQQRSINTKYCQFQGCGKGARGASGLCIAHGGGRRCQRPGCHKGAEGRTIYCKAHGGGRRCEYLGCTKSAEGRTDYCIAHGGGRRCSNDGCTRAARGKSGLCIRHGGGKRCQRENCIKSAEGHSGLCISHGGGRRCQYPQCTKGAQGSTMFCKAHGGGKRCTFPGCTKGAEGSTPFCKGHGGGKRCAFPGGCSKSVHGGTEFCVAHGGGKRCAAPECTRSARGRTDFCVRHGGGKRCKFEGCGKSAQGSTDFCKAHGGGKRCSWGQAGSVFGAGGPPCDRFARGKIGLCAAHTAQVEDHRVHGGHIAEKMKEVVVDRDMFTNMETGRQSQSSWSGHQKSAMHPVVSLPEGRVHGGSLMAMLTSDAGLGSHSGSQVESVNSEQGVPHTFAPNWL from the coding sequence ATGGATAACAGATTTGGGCACTCTGGATTTGCTGTTGGTGCCTCATCGACAAATTCTTCCGTGTCTTGGGGCAGAGTTGGATCAGGGGCCGAATATCATGCAGACACCACATTATGCCTTAATTCCCCTGGCAACTCCGGCCCGTATTTTAACTTGATAGGAACAAAGAGGAAGTGGGATGATATTGATGGAACTCAAGGTCTGAAGAATGCTTCACTGGCACTAGGTTTAGGGTGTTCAACAAGTTCCTCAGATAGCAGCAAGAGGAGCTCCACAACTGCTTGTACAATGGCTTCGCCCAAAGAAACTGATGATGAATCTTCCATGGATTTGGGCCTAAGTTTTCGTCTTAATCTTGGCAATGAAAATGCACTGATCCCCAAGAAACCTGCTGTCGCTACTCGGAAGGAGCCTAAGTTTGACCTTCAGTTAAGTCTTTCAGTGGGGCCATCTCAATCTGTTGTTACTAGTCTCAGTCCAGATTCAGCCCAACATCAGGATATCTTGGACTCATCAGTAATGGTTGGTTCAACACCAGCTGTTGATGAAGGATCGACATCGTCTCGATGGAAACGTGGGAGTAATTTATTGCCGTACCCATATGCCTCCGAGAAAACTGCTGTAGTTGTTTCTAACCAAATGATTCCTTGGATATCTGCTTCAGTTCCAGCACCAGATCTGTCATCTAACTGGGAGCAGATGCTGAACAAGCCAGTTGCCTCTACTTCTGGGATCACCCATCCACAGCAGCGCAGCATCAATACAAAATACTGCCAGTTCCAGGGATGTGGAAAAGGAGCCAGAGGTGCTTCTGGGCTATGCATAGCCCATGGTGGTGGGCGCAGGTGCCAGAGACCTGGTTGCCACAAGGGAGCTGAGGGCAGGACGATCTACTGCAAAGCCCATGGAGGTGGCCGCCGATGCGAATACCTTGGCTGCACAAAGAGTGCTGAGGGCCGGACTGATTACTGCATTGCTCATGGTGGTGGTCGTCGTTGCAGCAATGATGGCTGTACTCGAGCTGCAAGGGGAAAATCTGGTCTATGCATCAGGCATGGTGGTGGCAAAAGGTGCCAGAGGGAGAATTGCATCAAGAGTGCAGAAGGTCATTCTGGTCTATGCATCTCCCATGGGGGTGGCCGTCGCTGCCAATATCCACAATGCACTAAGGGCGCACAGGGCAGCACGATGTTTTGCAAGGCACATGGTGGAGGTAAGAGGTGCACATTTCCAGGCTGCACCAAGGGAGCTGAAGGAAGCACACCCTTCTGTAAGGGGCATGGTGGAGGGAAGCGTTGTGCATTCCCAGGTGGTTGTTCAAAGAGTGTGCATGGTGGAACTGAGTTCTGTGTTGCCCATGGTGGGGGGAAGAGGTGTGCTGCACCGGAGTGCACTAGGAGCGCTAGAGGGCGGACTGATTTCTGTGTTCGTCATGGTGGGGGGAAGCGATGCAAGTTTGAGGGTTGTGGGAAGAGCGCTCAGGGAAGCACTGATTTCTGCAAGGCACATGGGGGAGGTAAGCGCTGCTCTTGGGGCCAAGCAGGTTCAGTTTTTGGTGCTGGTGGCCCCCCATGTGATCGCTTTGCCAGGGGAAAAATTGGGCTCTGTGCTGCACACACCGCCCAGGTGGAAGACCATCGTGTTCACGGTGGCCACATAGCCGAGAAGATGAAAGAGGTGGTTGTTGATCGAGACATGTTCACCAATATGGAAACTGGCAGGCAAAGTCAATCGAGTTGGAGTGGGCATCAGAAGTCAGCAATGCATCCTGTAGTTTCTCTTCCAGAAGGTAGAGTGCATGGTGGGAGTTTAATGGCAATGCTAACTAGTGATGCAGGTCTTGGGAGCCACTCTGGAAGCCAAGTCGAGAGTGTTAATTCTGAGCAGGGTGTACCACATACTTTTGCTCCCAACTGGTTGTAA